One bacterium genomic window, CCTCGGCTGGGTCACGAACCTGTGGCAGCAGGGCCGCGCCTCGATGAACCGGCTCGACGCGATCCTTGCCGAATCACCGGCGATCGCCGATCCGCCCAGGCCGCTCGTCGTCGACGGGATCCGGGGCGAGATCGCGTTCCGGCGGGTCGGCGTCGTGCGCGACGGCACGGTGGTGCTGCGCGACGTGAGCCTCGCGATCCCCGCCGGCCGGACCGTCGCCATCGTCGGCCCGACCGGCGCCGGCAAGACGACGCTCGTCTCGCTGATCCCGCGCCTGCTCGATCCGACCGAGGGCCAGGTACTGCTGGACGGCCACGACGTCCGCCAGCTGCCGCTCGCCGCGCTGCGCGGCGCCGTCGCGTTGGTGCCGCAGGAACCGTTTCTGTTTTCGGACACCCTGCGCGCGAACATCGGCTTCGGCGCCGCCGGCCCCGCGGACGACGCGCGGGTGTGTGAGGCGGCCGAAATCTCGCAGATCTCCGTCGACGCGGCGGAGTTTCCCCGAGGGTACGATACGGTGGTCGGCGAGCGCGGCGTGACGCTGTCCGGCGGCCAGCGGCAGCGCGCCACGCTCGCCCGGGCCGTGATCCGCGACCCCCGCGTGCTGATTCTCGACGACGCGCTGAGCAGCGTGGACACCCAGACGGAGCGGGCGATCCTGAAGGGACTGCGCGGGGTGATGGCGGCGCGGACCAGTCTCATTATCGCGCACCGGATCTCGACGATCCGCTCGGCCGACTGGATCGTCGTGCTGGACGGCGGACGGCCGGTCGATCAGGGGACGCACGACGAGCTGATCGCCCGCGGCGGCCTGTACGCGGAGCTGTACGAGCGGGAGATACTGCGGGAGGCACTCGAGGCGGAAGAGCCGGCGGCAGACACCCCCGCCGGGACCGGCCCCGAATCCTCGTGAGCGCCGTCTTCGACGAAGATCCGATCCTGGGCCGCGCCTACGACGCGCGGCTGGTGCGGCGGCTGCTCGCGTACGTTGGCCCGTACCGCATCACGGTCGCCGCGTCGATCGGCCTGCTGCTCATCGCCTCCCTCGCGGACCTCGCGGGGCCGACGTTGTACCGGGTCGGCATCGACCGCTACATCGCGCCAGCCGGCGCCCGCAGCGCGGGCACGGACTTCCGCGGCCTCGCCGGGCTCGCCGCGGTCTATCTCGCGGTGCTGGCGCTCGGCTTCGCGGCGCGCTGGGCCCAGAGCTACCTCATGCAGGCGGTGGGACAGCGGGTGATGGCCGACCTGCGCGCGCAGATGATCGCGCACCTCCAGCGCCTCTCGATGAGCTTCTTCGCCCGCACGCCGGTGGGGCGACTCGTCACACGCGTGACGAACGACGTGGACGCCCTGAACGAGCTGATCACGTCGGGGGCGGTGGCGGTCTTCGGCGACGTCTTCACGATGATCGGGATCATGGCCATCATGCTGTGGATGAACTGGCGGCTCGCGCTCGCCGCGTTCGTGGTGCTACCCGCCGTGTACGTCATCACCGAACGCTTCCGGCTGCGGTCGCGCGATGCGTACCGCGCGGTGCGTACGCGCCTCGCCCGGATCAACGCGTACCTGAACGAGCAGATCACCGGGATGACGGTGACGCAGCTGTTTACGCAGGAACCGCGCCGCCTCGCGGCGTTCGACGAGCTCAACGCCGCCCATCTCGAGGCGAGCCTCGCGTCCACCCGCAACTTCTCGCAGTTCTACCCGGCTATCCAGGTGATCGGCGCCGCCGGCGTCGCGCTGCTGTTGTGGTACGGCGGTGGCCAGATCGTGCGGGGCGTCGCCACCCTCGGCGTTCTCGTCGCCGCGATCCAGTACGCGGAGCGGTTTTTCGACCCGCTGCGGGATCTCGCGGACAAGTTCAACATCTTCCAGGCCGCGATGGCCTCTTCGGAGCGCATCTTCCGCGTGCTCGACGAGCCGGTCACCGTCCAGGACGCCGCCGACCCATCCCCGCTGTCCCGGGTGCGCGGCGAGATCGCCTTTCGGGACGTGTGGTTCTCGTACGACGACGGCGGCGCATCCCGCGGCCTCGTCCCCCCCCGGGGCGGCGGCGCGGCGGGCGGCCGGGAGCGGAGCTGGGCCCTACGCGCCATCTCGTTGACGATCCGCGCGGGCGAGCGCGTTGCGATCGTCGGCCACACCGGCGCCGGCAAGACCTCCATCATCAACCTGTTGACCCGCTTCTACGATCCGCAGCGCGGCGCGGTGCTGGTCGACGGAACGGACCTCCGGCGCGTCCCGCAGCGGGATCTGCGGCGGCACGTCGGTCTCGTGCTGCAGGACGTCTTCCTGTTCTCCGGAACGATCGCGGACAACATCCGGCTCGGCAACGCCGCGATCTCGGACGCGGACGTACAGCGCGCGGCCGAGCAGACCGGCGCCGCCCGATTCATCGAGGCTCTGCCGCGAGGATACGCGACCGAGCTGCACGAGCGCGGCGCGGGCCTGTCGGCGGGGCAGAAGCAGCTGATCGCCTTCGCGAGGGCGCTCGCCGCGCAGCCGGAAATCCTGCTGATTCTGGACGAGGCGACGAGCAGCGTGGACGCCGAGACGGAGGCGCTGATCCAGCGCGCGATGGCGGCGGCGCTGCGGGGCCGCACCGCGATCGTGATCGCCCACCGGCTGTCGACCGTCCGGTTCGTCGACCGGATCATCGTCCTGCACAAAGGCCGGATCGCGGAGGAAGGGACCCACGACGCGCTGCTGGCCCGCGGCGGCATCTATGCCAAACTGTATCGGCTGCAGTTCGCGGACCAGGACTAATAGTACGGTTGGACCCGAAGCGGCGCTCCCGACGCGTGCGCGCTAGACGGCCGCCGCCGCGGGGCCCATACGGCTTAGCCCGCGAATGCCTAGCCGAACCGCCAGGTAGTCGGCCAGCACAGCGTGCGGGTCGAACCCGATCACCTCGACGGCGTTCGACACGAAATTCGACAACGAGTTGATGTCGTAATAGTAGATTTGTCCGTCGCGGTCGTTCACGAGGTACTCGACGCCGGCCAGATCAAGGCGCGCCCGCCGCGCGATCAAGAGCACGTCGCGGCAAACTTGGGCCGGCGGCGTCTCCGCCTCGACCCGGAGCGCGACCTTCGGCAGGTCGGACGGGCAGAGAGCGGCCGGCTCGGTCTGGCAAATGTCGGCGGGGCACAGGTTGAATCCGCCCGGTTTCGGAAACACTTTGATGCCGTAGAGCACGCGCCCGTCGAGCACCTCGACGCGGACGATGTGGCCGCCGCGCGCCGGCAGAAACTCCTGCACGAGCGCCGTCTGATCGATCCCCAAATCCAGCGTACCGTCCGCGGCCGCCGCGGCGAGATCTTCCGCGCGGTCGAACCGCTGGATCCCCGCCCCGCTTCCGCCGATGTTCGGCTTCACCGCGACCGGAAACACGAGGCCGCCGGCCGCGGCGGCGGCCTGGCTCGCGTGATTGATCACTCGCGTGCGCGGCGCGCGCAGTCCGAGCCGCCGCACGAGCAGCAGTTGCGAGACCTTGGACGTCTCGAGCGCGAAGGCGCCGGCGCCGTTGACCGTCTCCACACCGGCGTCCTCCAGGGTCCGTAGGAGTTCCCGCGTATAGACGATGGCCTGTCCGTGGCCGCGGAGGTGGGCGGAAGGGCTCATGCGGTTCAACACCAGCGTCCACGGCGGGGCAGCGCCGTCCAGAGCAAATCGATGCGTGCTCACGTCGATCCGGTCGAAAGGCACTTCGCGAACGTCCAATGCCGCGAACAGCGGCGCGAACCACTCCGGGTGCTCGTAGACAATCCCCAGACGGGGACTCCCAGTCGCCACGGGACCACCTCATGCGCCCTCGGGGGGCGGGTAGGTTCGGCAGCGGCACGCCCGTGCCGCGCTGCCGCGCTAACTTCGATTCAGTTGGACCTGCGAAGAACTGCGTGGAACGCCGGGAAGCGGAGGCGTGCTACCCCCGCGGAGGACAGATGCAGTGCAGAGGAGTCCGGGTGAAGGCCGTCATCTGGTTCACCATGCCATCCTATCAGCCGGTGGGCGCCGGCGCAAGTTGAAGCTCACGCGCAACCTCGTCAAGATACGCGCGAGCCCGGTCCACCGTCAAGGTGCGATAGACCGGATCCACGATGAGTGTACGGGCGCCCGCCTCGGCGTACGCCGCGGCGAGTTCCCGCGTGATCTGCGTGCCGCGGCCGGTTCGCACCTGAAGCCACAGATCCTTAATCAATCGTCCATGCCGCGCGGCATAGGTCTCAAGACGCCCGACCCGCTCGCGGTACGCGTCCGGCGGGAGACCAAGCGGCTGCCAGCCGTCGCAGACTGCCGCAACGCGGCGCAGCGCGACGTCGCCCTCGCCGCCCACGACAATGGGCAGACGGGCGCCCTGCGGCGGCTTCGGGTCCATCCCGAACGGCGCCAGACGGTAGGCCTCGCCCCGGTGCTCGACCGGATCGGGCCCCCAGCACGCGCGCAGCACGCGAATCGCCTCGTTAAGACGGCGGCCGCGATCTGAAAACTCCTGCCCGAGCAGAGCGAACTCTTCCGCCAGCCATCCGGCACCGACGCCGAGCACCACCCGTCCGCCCGACAGATAGTCCAAGGTCCCGATGGCTTTGGCGACCGGCAGCGGATGGCGCATCGGCAGTACCAGGACGGAAACACCGAGCCGGACACGGCGCGTCAGCGCGGCGATCCAGGCCAGCACCGTCAGCGCGTCGAGGTACGGCACCGTGGGCTCCCACGGCGGGCGATGGTCGCCGGAATACGGATAGGGGCTCTCGCTGCGCACCGGGATCGCGATGTGGTCGGTCACCCAGACCGAGGTGAATCCTCGTGCCTCGGCGTGCGCCGCCAGCGTGGAGACGGCCTCAGGCGACGCGAGAGGGCCCGCGGCGGGAAGGGTGACGCCGACGTCCATGACTCTCCCCCCTTTCTTTGGACGCCGCCCGGCTTCGGACCGCCCTGATCGGGCGCCGGCCCGTCCGGCCGCGTCAGTAGGCCATTACGTCGAGACGCGCCCCCCTCACCTCCCCCGCTGTGCGTCCACCTCGGCGCGCGGGATCTCCCCGCCGGAGCGAGGCCAACGCCGCCGCGAATCGCCGTGCAGCCTGCCAGGGAAAACCGCGCCGAATCGCGTAATCTCAGGCGTTTCGCAGAGCATACGGGGGTGCACGACGCATGAAAAGACTATGGATTGTCGCCCTGCTGCTGCCGCTGGCCGTCTCCGCGGCGTGGGCGGCACCGGTCCGGCCGGTCAAAGTGGGCTTGGCGGTGGGGGTCAGCGGCGACATCGCCGTGTACGGCGATCCGATCCGGAACGGTTTCCAGCTGGCCTTCAAGCAGATCAACGCGATGGGCCAGGTGAAGATCGATCCGATTCTCGAGGATACGGGCGCCGGCCGTGACGGAGCGATCAACGTCTTTCAGAAGCTGATCCAGCGGGATCAGGTGGCGGCGATTCTCGGGCCGGTGCTGAGCGCCCAGGCGTTCGCCGCGGATCCGCTCGCCGTGCAGGCGGGCGTGCCGGTCGTGGGCGTCAGCAATACGGCGAAGGGCATCCCGCAGATCGGCGCCACGGTCTTTCGCGTCTCGGTGCCCGAGGCCGTCCAAATCCCCAAGTCGATCGCCGTCGCCAAGAAGGCGTTGAACCTGTCGAAAGTCGTGGTGCTGTACGACAACGCCGACGACTTCACGATCTCCGGCTACAAGACGTTCGTAGAAGAGCTGCAGAAAAACGGCGTCGCGATCGCGGACACGATCACGTTCTCGCGGGGCGACAGCGACTTCTCCGCCCAGCTCACCAAGGCCAAGGCCGCGAACCCGCAGGCGATCGTCGTGAGCGCGCTCGCGCGCGAGGGCACGCTGCTCCTGATCCAGGCGCGCAACCTCGGCATCAGCGTCCCGTTCATCGGCGGCAACGGCTTCAACGACACGAACATCATCACGCGGGCCGGTTCGGCGGCGGAGGGCTTGATCGTCGGCACGGCCTGGGTCC contains:
- a CDS encoding ABC transporter ATP-binding protein, with the protein product MRSRRFWAYVRRYRRAYAVGYLGGLVSIAMAQSAPWVMKLAIDGIGRGVGTGRLAMYAAALVGLAAAEAAATYVMRWSIMAAAYRVETELRREYFAHLQRMPLAFFERTPTGDLMARAVNDIRAVQRFAGVGLMRSVHTTVMLAASIAFMLSISVRLTLWMIAIMPFVTLVFLLLGREIHRRFDAVQAQFSVLSTRVQEMMSGIRVVKAFAREPDQLARFNEASEDVVRTNLRLARAQGALWPSIGLILGVASVVLLWQGGDAVIRGTLTLGQMVQFSYYLARLSFPMIALGWVTNLWQQGRASMNRLDAILAESPAIADPPRPLVVDGIRGEIAFRRVGVVRDGTVVLRDVSLAIPAGRTVAIVGPTGAGKTTLVSLIPRLLDPTEGQVLLDGHDVRQLPLAALRGAVALVPQEPFLFSDTLRANIGFGAAGPADDARVCEAAEISQISVDAAEFPRGYDTVVGERGVTLSGGQRQRATLARAVIRDPRVLILDDALSSVDTQTERAILKGLRGVMAARTSLIIAHRISTIRSADWIVVLDGGRPVDQGTHDELIARGGLYAELYEREILREALEAEEPAADTPAGTGPESS
- a CDS encoding ABC transporter ATP-binding protein, with translation MSAVFDEDPILGRAYDARLVRRLLAYVGPYRITVAASIGLLLIASLADLAGPTLYRVGIDRYIAPAGARSAGTDFRGLAGLAAVYLAVLALGFAARWAQSYLMQAVGQRVMADLRAQMIAHLQRLSMSFFARTPVGRLVTRVTNDVDALNELITSGAVAVFGDVFTMIGIMAIMLWMNWRLALAAFVVLPAVYVITERFRLRSRDAYRAVRTRLARINAYLNEQITGMTVTQLFTQEPRRLAAFDELNAAHLEASLASTRNFSQFYPAIQVIGAAGVALLLWYGGGQIVRGVATLGVLVAAIQYAERFFDPLRDLADKFNIFQAAMASSERIFRVLDEPVTVQDAADPSPLSRVRGEIAFRDVWFSYDDGGASRGLVPPRGGGAAGGRERSWALRAISLTIRAGERVAIVGHTGAGKTSIINLLTRFYDPQRGAVLVDGTDLRRVPQRDLRRHVGLVLQDVFLFSGTIADNIRLGNAAISDADVQRAAEQTGAARFIEALPRGYATELHERGAGLSAGQKQLIAFARALAAQPEILLILDEATSSVDAETEALIQRAMAAALRGRTAIVIAHRLSTVRFVDRIIVLHKGRIAEEGTHDALLARGGIYAKLYRLQFADQD
- a CDS encoding TIGR03619 family F420-dependent LLM class oxidoreductase encodes the protein MDVGVTLPAAGPLASPEAVSTLAAHAEARGFTSVWVTDHIAIPVRSESPYPYSGDHRPPWEPTVPYLDALTVLAWIAALTRRVRLGVSVLVLPMRHPLPVAKAIGTLDYLSGGRVVLGVGAGWLAEEFALLGQEFSDRGRRLNEAIRVLRACWGPDPVEHRGEAYRLAPFGMDPKPPQGARLPIVVGGEGDVALRRVAAVCDGWQPLGLPPDAYRERVGRLETYAARHGRLIKDLWLQVRTGRGTQITRELAAAYAEAGARTLIVDPVYRTLTVDRARAYLDEVARELQLAPAPTG
- a CDS encoding ABC transporter substrate-binding protein, whose protein sequence is MKRLWIVALLLPLAVSAAWAAPVRPVKVGLAVGVSGDIAVYGDPIRNGFQLAFKQINAMGQVKIDPILEDTGAGRDGAINVFQKLIQRDQVAAILGPVLSAQAFAADPLAVQAGVPVVGVSNTAKGIPQIGATVFRVSVPEAVQIPKSIAVAKKALNLSKVVVLYDNADDFTISGYKTFVEELQKNGVAIADTITFSRGDSDFSAQLTKAKAANPQAIVVSALAREGTLLLIQARNLGISVPFIGGNGFNDTNIITRAGSAAEGLIVGTAWVPSAPSAVNLKFYGAYRDEYKREPNQFAAQAYTGAQVIAEAIRRAGLTGAEDPRTQRTKIEQALYTIKNIETPLGRISIAPDRDVIQPRTYVAVVRGGRFVELDVK